The Apteryx mantelli isolate bAptMan1 chromosome Z, bAptMan1.hap1, whole genome shotgun sequence genome has a segment encoding these proteins:
- the LOC106490859 gene encoding uncharacterized protein, translated as MNFVQERSESCIVMMPRTVALVMVYNGYAITHHGASDLEGRRRLILPGSPPLICNVQRLSEAQVLPKRRPCLGEGEGGSLVSISGEQERVMRQAVRTHCLPYLVKKTREI; from the exons ATGAACTTTGTCCAAGAGAGGTCTGAAAG cTGCATTGTTATGATGCCCAGGACTGTAGCACTGGTGATGGTATACAATGGCTATGCTATCACACACCATGGAGCAAGTGACttagaagggaggagaaggcttATCCTTCCAGGAAGTCCACCTCTGATAT gtaacgtccaacgtttgtcggaggcgcaagtcttaccaaagaggcgtccctgtttgggggagggagaaggaggctcacttGTCAgcatctccggtgaacag GAGCGTGTCATGCGGCAAGCAGTAAGGACTCACTGCCTGCCCTACTTGgtaaagaaaacaagagaaattTAA